Proteins found in one Nitratiruptor sp. SB155-2 genomic segment:
- a CDS encoding thiamine-phosphate kinase: MNKELFYISLFNNKHIGDDGAYIDGKVYSADAFCENVHFKREWMGFEQIAYKAMLVNISDAIAMNADPKQMMVSIALPKDIAQSEMESIASGLKKAADEYEIEIIGGDTIASDRLDFHLSLVSETKRPIFRKPLKEGYLLAYTGELGNVGKDLKKLLRGGKVSKRSKFIRPRLRRGFMKRASRHIKAAMDISDGLFDDLSKMCRLNKKGVRFFKKISRSVGCSGEEYELLFAFDRRDLKKVLQISKITRTPVTVFAKALRKPYRNMCKPKHF, translated from the coding sequence GTGAACAAGGAGCTTTTTTATATAAGTTTATTTAATAATAAGCATATCGGTGACGACGGAGCCTATATTGATGGTAAAGTCTACAGCGCCGATGCTTTTTGCGAAAATGTCCATTTTAAAAGAGAGTGGATGGGATTTGAACAGATCGCTTACAAAGCGATGCTTGTCAATATTTCTGATGCAATTGCCATGAATGCCGATCCAAAACAGATGATGGTTTCCATTGCTTTGCCTAAAGATATTGCCCAAAGTGAAATGGAGTCGATAGCAAGTGGACTCAAAAAGGCAGCAGATGAGTATGAAATAGAAATCATTGGTGGAGACACCATCGCTTCTGATCGGCTCGATTTTCACCTTTCACTCGTTTCAGAGACGAAACGTCCCATATTTCGAAAACCACTCAAAGAGGGCTATCTGCTTGCATATACCGGTGAGCTTGGAAATGTTGGAAAAGATCTAAAAAAACTCCTGCGAGGCGGAAAAGTTTCTAAAAGGTCAAAATTTATCCGGCCAAGACTGCGTAGAGGGTTTATGAAAAGAGCATCACGACATATCAAAGCGGCCATGGATATCAGCGATGGGCTTTTTGATGATCTATCCAAGATGTGTAGATTAAATAAGAAAGGTGTCCGTTTTTTCAAAAAGATTTCTAGAAGTGTCGGGTGCAGCGGTGAAGAGTATGAGCTTTTGTTCGCTTTTGATAGAAGAGATCTAAAAAAGGTATTGCAAATTTCAAAAATTACAAGAACACCAGTAACCGTTTTTGCAAAGGCTCTGCGGAAGCCATATAGAAACATGTGTAAACCAAAACATTTTTAA
- the truD gene encoding tRNA pseudouridine(13) synthase TruD: MDRLFFLDHSPIDFYFKQSPETFVVEEVPLYPFSGAGEHLIVKVRKKNMTTWQMLQSISEQVGVKIRDIGYAGLKDKNALTYQYISLHKKYEEALKKFSHPLIKTIELTYHKNKIRRGHLKGNRFFIRLKKVKPVDAKKIDEVLKILEEEGMPNFFGYQRFGIDGDNWQLGKEIVEGKRKERNKTLKKLLINAYQSHLFNLWLSKRIELSKLLNCFTQNELSQTLDLPRSIIKELQCQKPFFKLFPGDIAMHYPNGKIFGVEDVKGESERFFAKAIAPTGLLPGVKTKRCDGLARDIEKDYDDERISEFGDRRYAWIFPQELHGIYKEKNAWYELSFFLPKGSYATVLLEEIAHRKIKGE, from the coding sequence ATGGATAGACTATTTTTTCTGGATCACTCTCCAATAGACTTTTATTTTAAACAATCACCAGAGACCTTCGTGGTAGAAGAGGTGCCCCTCTATCCCTTCAGTGGTGCAGGAGAGCATCTTATTGTAAAAGTTCGTAAGAAAAATATGACCACTTGGCAGATGCTTCAATCTATTAGCGAACAAGTGGGAGTAAAAATACGAGATATCGGATACGCAGGACTCAAAGATAAAAACGCTTTGACATACCAGTACATCTCCTTGCATAAAAAGTACGAAGAGGCTTTAAAAAAGTTTTCCCATCCTTTGATCAAAACCATAGAGTTGACGTACCATAAGAATAAGATACGAAGAGGACATCTCAAAGGCAATCGTTTTTTTATTCGACTTAAGAAAGTAAAACCGGTTGATGCAAAAAAGATTGATGAAGTATTGAAAATTTTGGAAGAAGAGGGAATGCCCAATTTTTTCGGGTATCAAAGATTTGGCATCGACGGCGACAATTGGCAACTTGGAAAAGAGATCGTAGAAGGAAAACGAAAAGAGAGAAACAAAACACTCAAAAAACTTTTGATCAATGCCTATCAGAGCCATCTTTTCAATCTTTGGTTGAGCAAACGAATAGAACTCAGTAAACTTTTGAACTGCTTTACGCAAAACGAGCTTAGCCAGACACTCGATTTGCCACGATCTATCATTAAAGAGTTGCAGTGCCAAAAACCCTTTTTCAAACTTTTTCCAGGCGACATTGCCATGCACTATCCAAATGGAAAGATATTTGGTGTGGAAGATGTAAAAGGGGAGAGTGAACGCTTTTTCGCAAAAGCGATTGCTCCAACGGGACTGCTTCCTGGTGTAAAAACGAAACGGTGTGATGGGCTGGCTCGTGATATAGAAAAAGATTATGACGATGAGAGAATCAGTGAATTCGGTGACAGAAGATATGCCTGGATATTTCCACAAGAGCTGCATGGAATTTACAAGGAAAAAAACGCATGGTACGAACTAAGCTTCTTTTTACCCAAAGGGAGTTATGCTACAGTATTGCTAGAAGAGATTGCTCATAGAAAAATAAAAGGAGAATAG